A section of the Rhodobacteraceae bacterium M382 genome encodes:
- a CDS encoding sugar ABC transporter ATP-binding protein: protein MTTRPLVALQDVSKSFGPVEVLHGVNLALHAGSVHALIGENGAGKSTTMKILAGYQPPTQGDVLFEGHPAQFGSLQDGEAAGIVMIHQEFNLAEQLTVEQNIFLGRELKRGPLLDKAEMRRRTKEYLTRVACDVSPDALVSGLSNSEKQMVEIAKALSRDARVLIMDEPTAVLTNRETDVLFKQVAALRAAGTAILFTSHKLDEVAAISDYITIMRDGDVVHSGATSEMSEDAMATAMVGRDVSDLYPTKPGVAADAPVVLQVENLSVPGFASDVSFTLRQGEILGIGGLIGSGRTEVMEGLAGLRPATAAKVTLFDKPARFKRPGDAQQAGLCYLTEDRKLRGLLLERGMRENLTLANLHKFGGFMIDRRAEETALTDAITEFDIRAGTRDVQVGNMSGGNQQKLLLAKVMLSEPRVLIVDEPTRGIDIGTKQQIYAFLRRLADAGHAIIVITSEMPELIGLADRIMVMRLGAVSGMLAPDDINEDAIVRLSMGLRTDKTPEMA, encoded by the coding sequence ATGACGACCCGCCCCCTTGTCGCACTGCAAGATGTCAGCAAAAGCTTCGGTCCTGTCGAAGTGCTGCATGGCGTAAATCTTGCGCTGCATGCTGGCAGCGTACATGCGCTGATTGGCGAAAACGGGGCGGGTAAATCCACGACGATGAAGATTTTGGCGGGTTATCAGCCGCCCACACAGGGCGATGTCCTGTTTGAAGGGCACCCCGCGCAGTTCGGCAGCCTGCAAGACGGCGAAGCGGCGGGGATCGTGATGATCCATCAGGAGTTCAACCTCGCCGAACAGTTGACCGTTGAACAAAATATCTTTCTGGGGCGGGAGTTGAAACGCGGACCGCTGCTCGACAAAGCTGAAATGCGACGCCGCACAAAGGAATACCTGACCCGTGTTGCCTGCGATGTGTCGCCTGACGCGCTTGTTTCTGGGCTGTCCAATTCAGAAAAGCAGATGGTCGAAATTGCCAAGGCTCTGTCGCGCGACGCGCGGGTCTTGATCATGGACGAACCGACCGCCGTGCTGACCAACCGCGAGACAGACGTGTTGTTCAAACAAGTCGCAGCCCTGCGCGCGGCGGGCACAGCGATCTTGTTTACCTCGCATAAGCTTGATGAGGTCGCCGCGATTTCGGACTACATAACGATCATGCGCGACGGCGATGTTGTGCATTCTGGCGCGACCTCTGAGATGAGCGAGGATGCCATGGCCACCGCAATGGTGGGTCGCGATGTGTCTGATCTCTATCCCACCAAGCCGGGCGTTGCGGCGGATGCGCCTGTTGTATTGCAGGTTGAAAATCTGAGCGTGCCAGGGTTTGCAAGCGACGTGTCATTCACCTTGCGGCAGGGCGAAATCCTGGGGATCGGCGGGTTGATCGGCTCTGGCCGGACGGAAGTGATGGAAGGCCTTGCAGGTTTGCGCCCCGCAACCGCTGCCAAAGTTACCTTGTTTGACAAACCCGCCCGTTTCAAACGCCCCGGCGACGCGCAGCAGGCGGGGCTTTGCTATTTGACTGAAGATCGCAAGCTACGCGGGCTGTTGTTGGAACGCGGCATGCGTGAAAACCTGACGCTGGCGAATTTGCACAAATTCGGCGGTTTCATGATTGACCGCCGCGCCGAGGAAACCGCCCTGACCGACGCAATCACAGAATTTGATATCCGCGCGGGCACCCGTGATGTGCAGGTCGGCAATATGTCCGGCGGCAATCAGCAAAAGCTGCTGCTGGCGAAGGTCATGCTCTCTGAGCCCCGCGTCTTGATCGTCGATGAACCCACCCGTGGCATCGACATCGGCACCAAACAACAGATTTACGCCTTCCTGCGCAGGCTGGCAGATGCGGGGCACGCGATCATCGTGATCACCTCTGAAATGCCTGAACTCATCGGTTTGGCGGACCGGATCATGGTCATGCGCCTTGGCGCTGTCAGCGGCATGTTGGCCCCCGACGACATTAATGAAGACGCAATCGTGCGCCTGTCCATGGGATTGCGCACTGACAAAACGCCGGAAATGGCCTGA